From the Micromonospora echinofusca genome, the window GGTCAGCTCGGCCTCGGTGCGCGCCTCGGTGAGCAGGCGGTTGGCCTCGGCCTTCGCCTCGGTGAGCGTCTTGTCGGCCAGCGCCTTGGCCTTGTCGACCGTCTCGTTGGCGGTGCGCTCGGACTCGACCCGGCGGGCCTCGGCGCGCTGCTCGATCTCCTTGGCCCGCTCCTGCGCGGCGTGGGCGCGCTGCTCGGCCTCGCTGACCAGCTTCTGGGTCTGGGCGACCTGCGCGGCGTGCCGCTCGGACTCCTCGCGCTCGGCCTTCTCCCGGCGCTCGGCGAGCTGGAGTTCGAGGGCCTGGAGGTCCTTGTCGCGCTTGTCGCGGGCGTCGGTGAGCAGCTTGGTCGCCTCGGCGCGCTTCTCCTCGGCCTCGCGGGCGGCCTTCGCCCGCTGCTGGGTGATCTCCCGCTCGGCGGTGGCCCGCAGGGTGGCGACCTCACGCTCGACGGTGGACTTCAGCTCGGCGACCTCGTGGGCGGTCACCGTACGCAGCTGCTTGGTCTCCCGGTCGGCGTCGGCGCGCAGCGTGTCGGCCTCGCGACGGGCCTGGACGCGGACCTCGGCGGCCTCGCGCTCGGCGGCGGTGCGGACGCTGCCGGCCTCCCGCTCGGCGTTGGCCTTCATGGCCGCCGCCTCGGCGCGCGCCTTGTCGGTGATCTCGCGCGCCTCGAGGCGGGCGGCGGAGAGGATGCCCTCCGACTCCCGCTTGGCCTCGTTGCGGTGGTCGTTGGCCTGCTCCTCGGCCAGCCGGAGGATCTGCTCGACGCGGGTGCCGAGGCCCGAGAGGGTGGGCCGGCTGTTCTCCTCGAGCTGCTTGTTGGTCTCGGCGAGCTTCTGCTCCAGCGCGCTCATGCGCTGCTCGGCCTGGCGCAGGCGGCGCTGGGCGTCGTTCATCCGCTGCTCGGCCTCGGCGCGGGCCTGCTCGGACTGGGTCAGCGCGGCCGTCATCCGGCCGATGAAGTCATCGACCTGATGGGTGTTGTAGCCGCGCAGGCCAACGGTGAAATCGGGCTGCGAGTTCGCGTTATCGAAGAACGCAAGAGGGGAGGACTGCTGGGGCATTGGGACATACTCGCAGACCCCCCAGGGTGCTTCGCAAGAGCGGTCCCGAGCTTTCGTGTCCTCTTTACATGGTCAACTACAGCTCCGTCCATGGCGGGACGGATCGCCGATCTTGGCAGGTCCCGGGCGGGTCGGACGGCACGGAGCGTGACAGGGGAGAGGGCACGGAGCGTGACATGGAAAAGGGCCGCGGGAGTACCCCGCGGCCCTTTGTCGCGCGATGGTCCGCATCACTCGAATGAGTGTCCGACACCCGGCGGAAAGGCAATCGCCGTTCACCGCAATGGTCGGCCCCGCCTCATCCGCCGGGTCAGTGGCCCCGGAACCGGTTGATCGCGTCCTCGTGCCGGGAGCGGAGTTCGCGGTCGCGTACGCCGAGGCCGTCCGACGGGGCGAGGCAGCGGACGCCGACCTTGCCCTGGTGCGCGTTGCGGTGCACCTCGTACGCGGCCTGGCCGGTCTGCTCCAGCGCGTAGGTCTTCGACACGGTGGGGTGGACCCTGCCCAACGCCACCAGCCGGTTGGCCTCCCACGCCTCGCGGTAGTTGGCGAAGTGGCTGCCGATGATCCGCTTCAGATGCATCCAGAGGTAGCGGTTGTCGTACTGGTGCAGGAAGCCGCTGGTGGAGGCGCAGGTGACGATGGTGCCGCCCTTCTTGGCCACGTAGACGCTGGCGCCGAAGGTCTCCCGGCCGGGGTGCTCGAAGACGATGTCCGGGTCCTCGCCGCCGGTCAGCTCGCGGATGCGCTCGCCGAAGCGGCGCCACTCGTCCTGGTCCTGGGTCTGCTCGTCCTTCCAGAAGCGGAAGCCCTCGGCGGTGCGGTCGATCACCAGCTCGGCGCCCATCTTCCGGCACAGCTCCGCCTTCTCCGGCGAGGAGACCAC encodes:
- a CDS encoding coiled-coil domain-containing protein — encoded protein: MPQQSSPLAFFDNANSQPDFTVGLRGYNTHQVDDFIGRMTAALTQSEQARAEAEQRMNDAQRRLRQAEQRMSALEQKLAETNKQLEENSRPTLSGLGTRVEQILRLAEEQANDHRNEAKRESEGILSAARLEAREITDKARAEAAAMKANAEREAGSVRTAAEREAAEVRVQARREADTLRADADRETKQLRTVTAHEVAELKSTVEREVATLRATAEREITQQRAKAAREAEEKRAEATKLLTDARDKRDKDLQALELQLAERREKAEREESERHAAQVAQTQKLVSEAEQRAHAAQERAKEIEQRAEARRVESERTANETVDKAKALADKTLTEAKAEANRLLTEARTEAELTTQAARREVEDLTRQKDAVTSQLGQMLSGLAGIVPGVPATPPAAQPKPEAKKADSTDERVTAETSN